In Symphalangus syndactylus isolate Jambi chromosome 14, NHGRI_mSymSyn1-v2.1_pri, whole genome shotgun sequence, one DNA window encodes the following:
- the EMX1 gene encoding homeobox protein EMX1 isoform X3, with translation MCLAGCTPRTAAAPGRGALPRARLPRTAPAAATMFQPAAKRGFTIESLVAKDGGTGGGTGGGGAGSHLLAAAASEEPLRPTALNYPHPSAAEAAFVSGFPAAAAAGAGRSLYGGPELVFPEAMNHPALTVHPAHQLGASPLQPPHSFFGAQHRDPLHFYPWVLRNRFFGHRFQASDVPQDGLLLHGPFARKPKRIRTAFSPSQLLRLERAFEKNHYVVGAERKQLAGSLSLSETQVRRVGVGLSHPQPSCCPGGGFQFLRAGQLPELREAGSAVCQLPPG, from the exons ATGTGCCTGGCTGGGTGCACACCCCGCACGGCGGCGGCGCCAGGACGCGGAGCGCTCCCCAGAGCCCGGCTGCCTCGCACAGCTCCCGCGGCTGCGACCATGTTCCAGCCCGCGGCCAAGCGCGGCTTTACCATAGAGTCCTTGGTGGCCAAGGACGGCGGCACCGGCGGGGGCACTGGCGGCGGGGGCGCGGGCTCCCATCTCCTGGCGGCGGCCGCCTCCGAGGAACCGCTCCGGCCCACGGCGCTCAACTACCCTCACCCCAGCGCGGCCGAGGCGGCCTTCGTGAGTGGCTTCCCTGCCGCGGCCGCCGCGGGCGCGGGCCGCTCGCTCTACGGTGGGCCCGAGCTCGTGTTCCCCGAGGCCATGAACCACCCCGCGCTGACCGTGCATCCGGCGCACCAGCTGGGCGCCTCCCCGCTGCAGCCCCCGCACTCCTTCTTCGGCGCCCAGCACCGGGACCCTCTCCATTTCTACCCCTGGGTCCTGCGGAACCGCTTCTTCGGCCACCGCTTCCAGG CCAGCGACGTGCCCCAGGACGGGCTGCTTCTGCACGGCCCCTTCGCACGCAAGCCCAAGCGGATCCGCACGGCCTTCTCGCCCTCGCAGCTGCTGCGGCTGGAGCGCGCCTTCGAGAAGAACCACTACGTGGTGGGCGCCGAGCGGAAGCAGCTGGCCGgcagtctcagcctctccgagacGCAG GTCCGACGTGTTGGAGTGGGGCTCAGCCACCCTCAGCCTAGCTGCTGCCCTGGAGGTGGATTTCAGTTTCTGCGTGCCGGCCAGCTCCCAGAGTTGCGAGAGGCCGGCTCCGCGGTCTGCCAGCTACCTCCCGGCTGA
- the SPR gene encoding sepiapterin reductase: MEGGLGRAVCLLTGASRGFGRTLAPLLASLLSPGSVLVLNARNDEALRQLEAELGAEQSGLRVVRVPADLGAEAGLQQLLGALRELPRPEGLQRLLLINNAGSLGDVSKGFVDLSDSTQVNNYWALNLTSMLCLTSSVLKAFPASPGLNRTVVNISSLCALQPFKGWALYCAGKAARDMLFQVLALEEPNVRVLNYAPGPLDTEMQQLARETSIDPDMRKGLQELKAKGKLVDCKVSAQKLLNLLQKDEFESGAHVDFYDK; the protein is encoded by the exons ATGGAGGGCGGCCTGGGGCGTGCTGTGTGCTTACTGACCGGGGCCTCCCGCGGCTTCGGCCGGACGCTGGCCCCGCTCCTGGCCTCGCTGCTGTCGCCTGGCTCCGTACTTGTCCTTAACGCCCGCAACGACGAAGCACTGCGGCAGctggaggccgagctgggcgccGAGCAGTCTGGCCTGCGCGTGGTGCGGGTGCCCGCCGACCTGGGCGCCGAGGCCGGCTTGCAGCAGCTGCTCGGCGCCCTGCGCGAGCTCCCCCGGCCCGAGGGGCTGCAGCGACTGCTGCTTATCAACAACGCGG GCTCTCTTGGGGATGTGTCCAAAGGCTTCGTGGACCTGAGTGACTCCACTCAAGTGAACAACTACTGGGCGCTGAACTTGACCTCCATGCTCTGCCTGACTTCCAGCGTCCTGAAGGCCTTCCCGGCCAGTCCTGGCCTCAACAGAACCGTGGTTAACATCTCGTCCCTCTGTGCCCTGCAACCTTTCAAAGGCTGGGCGCTGTACTGTGCAGGAAAGGCTGCTCGTGATATGCTGTTCCAGGTCCTGGCGCTGGAGGAACCTAATGTGAGGGTGCTGAACTATGCCCCAG GTCCTCTGGACACAGAGATGCAGCAATTGGCCCGGGAGACCTCCATTGACCCAGACATGCGAAAAGGGCTGCAGGagctgaaggcaaaggggaagctggTGGATTGCAAGGTGTCAGCCCAGAAACTGCTGAACTTACTGCAAAAGGACGAGTTCGAGTCTGGAGCCCATGTGGACTTCTATGACAAATAA